In one window of Kitasatospora sp. MMS16-BH015 DNA:
- a CDS encoding glycoside hydrolase family 6 protein has product MPHPVLRRLGTATAAALLGATGLLPSIGATPAHAATVHLTNPFVGATGYLNPDYVAEVKAQAAADGGTLGALEAQVATNPTAIWLDHIGAIAGDSTHLGLQAHLDRALAQQQAGTPVVLQIVVYDLPGRDCAALASNGEIPATAAGLTTYESQYIDPIAALLANPKYADVRVAAVIEPDSLPNTVTNQSKPACATAAPFYETGVEYALNKLHPIPNVYNYLDIGHAGWLGWSTNMVPAGQEYAKIAKATTAGFASIDGFISDTANTTPLSEPFLPDSGLTVGGQPLKSANFYQYNPQFDEYHYDNAMYSTLVSNGFPSTIGMLVDTSRNGWGGSARPTALNSAPSTVDTYVAANKVDQKHFRGSWCNINGAGLGARPQAQPYGANSPIIAFLWVKPPGESDGDYPTAAHPHGDPHCDPAGTQSDGNGNTYPTDAIPGYDVPAGQWFGAQFQQLVQNAYPPVGGSTGGGDTTAPSVPTGLAVTGTTTSSVSLSWTASTDNVGVTGYTVYRGGAKVATVTGTSYTDTGLTAATAYQYTVTAQDAAGNVSAASAAVTATTASSGGGGSSGCSATYAVANDWGSGFTANVTVTNTRSAATKSWTVTWKWGGNQQLTNSWNATTSQSGASVSATGLSYNSTLAPGATTSFGFQGSYSGANPAPTLSCTAS; this is encoded by the coding sequence GTGCCCCACCCTGTCCTGCGTCGCCTCGGAACGGCGACCGCCGCCGCCCTGCTCGGCGCCACCGGGCTGCTGCCGAGCATCGGCGCCACCCCCGCCCACGCGGCCACCGTCCACCTGACCAACCCCTTCGTCGGCGCCACCGGCTACCTGAACCCCGACTACGTGGCCGAGGTCAAGGCCCAGGCGGCCGCCGACGGCGGCACTCTCGGCGCGCTCGAAGCCCAGGTCGCGACGAACCCGACCGCCATCTGGCTGGACCACATCGGCGCCATCGCCGGCGACTCCACCCACCTCGGCCTGCAGGCGCACCTCGACCGCGCCCTCGCCCAGCAGCAGGCCGGTACCCCGGTGGTCCTCCAGATCGTCGTCTACGACCTGCCGGGCCGCGACTGCGCCGCCCTCGCCTCCAACGGAGAGATCCCGGCCACCGCGGCCGGGTTGACCACCTACGAGAGCCAGTACATCGACCCGATCGCGGCGCTGCTGGCCAATCCGAAGTATGCCGACGTCCGGGTCGCGGCCGTCATCGAGCCCGACTCGCTGCCCAACACCGTGACCAACCAGTCCAAGCCGGCCTGCGCCACGGCCGCGCCGTTCTACGAAACGGGCGTCGAGTACGCGCTCAACAAGCTGCACCCCATCCCCAACGTCTACAACTACCTGGACATCGGCCACGCGGGCTGGCTCGGCTGGTCCACCAACATGGTCCCGGCCGGCCAGGAGTACGCGAAGATCGCCAAGGCCACCACCGCCGGCTTCGCCAGCATCGACGGCTTCATCAGCGACACCGCCAACACCACCCCGCTGAGCGAGCCGTTCCTGCCCGACTCCGGGCTGACGGTGGGCGGCCAGCCGCTCAAGTCGGCCAACTTCTACCAGTACAACCCCCAGTTCGACGAGTACCACTACGACAACGCGATGTACTCCACCCTGGTGTCCAACGGCTTCCCGAGCACCATCGGCATGCTGGTCGACACCTCCCGCAACGGCTGGGGCGGCTCGGCCAGGCCCACCGCGCTCAACTCCGCTCCGAGCACGGTGGACACCTACGTCGCGGCCAACAAGGTCGACCAGAAGCACTTCCGCGGCAGCTGGTGCAACATCAACGGCGCCGGGCTCGGCGCGCGCCCGCAGGCCCAGCCGTACGGCGCGAACAGCCCGATCATCGCCTTCCTCTGGGTCAAGCCCCCGGGTGAGTCCGACGGCGACTACCCCACCGCCGCCCACCCGCACGGCGACCCGCACTGCGACCCGGCCGGCACCCAGAGCGACGGAAACGGCAACACCTACCCGACCGACGCCATCCCGGGCTACGACGTGCCGGCCGGGCAGTGGTTCGGCGCCCAGTTCCAGCAGCTGGTGCAGAACGCCTACCCGCCGGTCGGCGGCTCCACCGGCGGCGGCGACACCACCGCGCCCAGCGTCCCGACCGGGCTCGCCGTCACCGGCACCACCACCAGCAGCGTCTCGCTGAGCTGGACGGCCTCCACCGACAACGTCGGGGTGACCGGCTACACCGTCTACCGGGGCGGCGCAAAGGTCGCGACCGTGACCGGCACCAGCTACACCGACACCGGGCTGACCGCGGCCACCGCCTACCAGTACACCGTCACCGCCCAGGACGCGGCCGGCAACGTCTCCGCCGCCTCGGCCGCCGTGACCGCCACCACCGCGAGCTCGGGCGGCGGCGGCAGCAGCGGCTGCTCCGCGACCTACGCGGTCGCCAACGACTGGGGCAGCGGCTTCACCGCCAACGTCACGGTGACCAACACCCGCAGCGCGGCCACCAAGTCCTGGACGGTCACCTGGAAGTGGGGCGGCAACCAGCAGCTCACCAACAGCTGGAACGCCACCACCAGCCAGAGCGGCGCCTCGGTCTCCGCCACCGGCCTCTCCTACAACAGCACGCTCGCCCCGGGCGCCACCACCAGCTTCGGCTTCCAGGGCAGCTACTCCGGAGCCAACCCCGCCCCCACCCTCAGCTGCACCGCGAGCTGA
- a CDS encoding LacI family DNA-binding transcriptional regulator — MQSIPRTESAPTLAEVARHAGVSTATASRVLNRSARVSAEVAARVERAAHDLAYVRRRAPSTRDTGVLAVVVFADPLQYHVDAFHVRLLAGLRRALPGADRELAVFTVPRRSRRPPLVRYLCGGHADGVLLVGPWGDVALARLLHAARMPVVSLGRPPEPGVVAFVDADNLGGARDAVQRLCASGRRSIATVAGPPDTAVGADRLAGYLQAVRQHRPAARPAVAYGDFTCASGEHAMHRLLDQRPDLDAVFVASDQMAAGVLRALRRRGLRVPEDVAVIGFDDAPVAARSRPGLTTVRQPVEELGACAIELLLQGPAVGESVVLPTRLVPRASG; from the coding sequence ATGCAGTCGATCCCCCGTACCGAATCCGCCCCCACCCTGGCCGAGGTCGCCCGGCACGCCGGCGTCTCCACGGCGACCGCCTCCCGGGTGCTGAACCGCTCCGCCCGGGTCTCCGCCGAGGTGGCCGCCCGGGTGGAGCGCGCGGCGCACGATCTGGCGTACGTCCGGCGCCGGGCCCCCAGCACCCGGGACACCGGGGTGCTGGCCGTCGTGGTCTTCGCCGATCCGCTCCAGTACCACGTGGACGCCTTCCACGTCCGCCTCCTCGCCGGCCTGCGGCGCGCCCTCCCCGGCGCGGACCGGGAGTTGGCGGTCTTCACGGTGCCCAGACGCTCGCGTCGACCGCCCCTGGTGCGCTACCTGTGCGGCGGTCACGCCGACGGCGTGCTGCTGGTCGGCCCGTGGGGCGACGTCGCACTCGCCCGGCTGCTGCACGCGGCCCGGATGCCCGTGGTCTCCCTCGGCCGTCCGCCGGAGCCCGGCGTGGTGGCCTTCGTGGACGCCGACAACCTGGGCGGTGCCCGGGACGCGGTTCAGCGGCTCTGCGCTTCGGGCCGCCGCTCGATCGCCACCGTGGCGGGGCCGCCGGACACCGCCGTCGGGGCGGACCGGCTGGCCGGCTACCTCCAGGCGGTCCGGCAGCACCGCCCGGCCGCCCGGCCGGCCGTGGCGTACGGGGACTTCACCTGCGCCTCGGGCGAGCACGCGATGCACCGGCTGCTCGACCAACGCCCCGATCTGGACGCGGTTTTCGTCGCCTCCGATCAGATGGCCGCCGGTGTGCTCCGAGCCCTGCGGCGGCGCGGACTCCGGGTGCCCGAGGACGTCGCGGTGATCGGCTTCGACGACGCCCCGGTGGCGGCCAGGTCCCGACCCGGGCTGACCACGGTGCGCCAGCCGGTCGAGGAACTCGGCGCCTGCGCAATCGAGTTACTGCTCCAGGGGCCCGCCGTCGGCGAGTCCGTCGTACTGCCCACCCGGCTCGTCCCCCGCGCCTCGGGCTGA
- a CDS encoding cellulase family glycosylhydrolase, with protein sequence MTRTAVPRSFRLSPARIAAATAACCTLALLPLTASAATAPSATTPPAAGAAAGVSCNVSYALGNDWGSGFTANLTITDTGTTPINGWTLGYAYTGNQTLQNGWNGTWTQTGKNVTVTSPSWAATINPGTSYTTSANFGYSGTNTAPTTFTVNGTTCGPQSSPSPTPTPTPTPTPTPTPTPTPPPPGPAPAVHVSGNKLVTATGSPITLHGVDRSGAEFMCVQGYGFFDGPVDQASVTAMKSWRINTVRIPLNEDCWLGHSNVKPEYAGAAYIAAVKSYVDLLHQNGLVTVLDLHWTDGVYTGPSAGCSDAAATCQKPMPDAAGALPFWTSVAQTFKGDDATVLDLFNEPYPSRATGSTASGWACWRDGGSCAGIGYQVAGMQAMVDAVRSTGADNVLLLGGLEYANDLTQWANYQPADPKHNLAASWHSYNFNTCANSSCWDSQIAPLASQIPLVAGELGENDCAHGYLDTLLPWLDQHGVSYLAWTWNTWDCSSGPSLISAYDGTPTAFGAGYRAHLATL encoded by the coding sequence ATGACTCGCACTGCCGTGCCCCGCTCCTTCAGACTCTCACCCGCCAGGATCGCGGCCGCCACGGCCGCCTGCTGCACCCTGGCGCTGCTCCCCCTCACCGCCTCGGCCGCCACCGCCCCCTCGGCCACCACTCCCCCGGCCGCCGGGGCCGCCGCCGGGGTGAGCTGCAACGTGAGCTACGCCCTCGGCAACGACTGGGGCAGTGGCTTCACCGCCAACCTCACCATCACCGACACCGGCACCACCCCGATCAACGGCTGGACCCTCGGCTACGCCTACACCGGCAACCAGACCCTCCAGAACGGCTGGAACGGCACCTGGACCCAGACCGGCAAGAACGTCACCGTCACCAGCCCCAGCTGGGCCGCCACCATCAACCCCGGCACCTCCTACACCACCAGCGCCAACTTCGGCTACAGCGGCACCAACACCGCCCCCACCACCTTCACCGTCAACGGCACCACCTGCGGCCCGCAGTCGAGCCCGTCCCCCACCCCGACGCCGACGCCCACCCCCACGCCGACTCCCACGCCGACCCCCACCCCGCCCCCGCCCGGCCCGGCCCCAGCCGTGCACGTCTCTGGCAACAAGCTGGTGACCGCCACCGGCAGCCCCATCACCCTGCACGGGGTGGACCGTTCGGGCGCCGAGTTCATGTGCGTCCAGGGCTACGGCTTCTTCGACGGTCCGGTGGACCAGGCCTCGGTCACCGCGATGAAGTCCTGGCGGATCAACACCGTCCGCATCCCGCTGAACGAGGACTGCTGGCTCGGCCACTCCAACGTCAAGCCGGAGTACGCCGGTGCGGCCTACATCGCCGCGGTGAAGAGCTACGTCGACCTGCTGCACCAGAACGGCCTGGTGACCGTCCTGGACCTGCACTGGACGGACGGGGTGTACACCGGCCCCTCCGCCGGCTGCTCGGACGCCGCCGCCACCTGCCAGAAGCCGATGCCGGACGCAGCCGGCGCCCTGCCGTTCTGGACCTCGGTGGCCCAGACCTTCAAGGGCGACGACGCCACCGTACTCGACCTGTTCAACGAGCCCTACCCCTCGCGGGCCACCGGCAGCACCGCCTCCGGCTGGGCCTGCTGGCGGGACGGCGGCAGCTGCGCGGGGATCGGCTACCAGGTCGCCGGGATGCAGGCGATGGTCGACGCCGTCCGCTCCACCGGCGCGGACAACGTGCTACTGCTCGGCGGCCTGGAGTACGCCAACGACCTGACCCAGTGGGCGAATTACCAGCCCGCCGACCCGAAGCACAACCTGGCCGCCTCCTGGCACTCGTACAACTTCAACACCTGCGCCAACAGCTCCTGCTGGGATTCCCAGATCGCCCCGCTGGCGAGCCAGATCCCGCTCGTGGCAGGCGAGTTGGGCGAGAACGACTGCGCCCACGGCTACCTGGACACCCTGCTGCCCTGGCTGGACCAGCACGGCGTCTCCTACCTCGCCTGGACCTGGAACACCTGGGACTGCAGCAGCGGCCCCTCGCTGATCAGCGCCTACGACGGCACTCCGACCGCCTTCGGCGCGGGCTACCGCGCCCATCTGGCCACGCTCTGA
- a CDS encoding carbohydrate ABC transporter permease, which translates to MTTPATPATPATQATPAVPSGPATAAHRPRPRARARTGARGLHGAGPLTYAILVLVAFVSLFPLYWTLVGASTSSTRIAQTPPPLLPGGNLWHNLDIAWNQVHLGQALLNSTVVAGCVTVSTVLFATLAGFAFAKLPFRGRSALLTLVVATMTVPAQLSVIPLYQVMAKLHWTDQLQSVILPNLVAAFGVFFMRQFLAEALPIELVEAARVDGASSLRILRSVVLPIARPGMAVLGMLVFVQSWNDFFWPLIALSQSNPTVQVALAGLGGGSYDSDQAVILTGALLGTAPLLLVFALLGKHIVGGITAGAVKS; encoded by the coding sequence TTGACCACCCCAGCCACCCCAGCCACCCCAGCCACCCAAGCCACCCCGGCCGTCCCCAGCGGCCCGGCCACCGCCGCCCACCGCCCCCGCCCCCGGGCCCGGGCCCGCACCGGAGCCCGCGGCCTGCACGGCGCCGGACCGCTCACCTACGCGATCCTGGTCCTCGTCGCCTTCGTCTCGCTCTTCCCGCTCTACTGGACGCTGGTCGGCGCCTCCACCTCCAGCACCCGGATCGCCCAGACGCCGCCCCCGCTGCTGCCGGGCGGCAACCTCTGGCACAACCTGGATATCGCCTGGAACCAGGTCCACCTCGGCCAGGCCCTGCTCAACTCCACCGTGGTGGCCGGCTGCGTCACCGTCAGCACCGTGCTCTTCGCCACCCTGGCCGGCTTCGCCTTCGCCAAACTGCCGTTCCGGGGGCGGTCGGCGCTGCTGACCCTGGTCGTGGCCACCATGACCGTCCCGGCGCAGCTGAGCGTCATCCCGCTCTACCAGGTCATGGCGAAGCTGCACTGGACCGACCAGCTCCAGTCGGTGATCCTGCCCAACCTGGTCGCCGCCTTCGGGGTGTTCTTCATGCGCCAGTTCCTCGCCGAGGCGCTGCCGATCGAACTCGTCGAGGCCGCCCGGGTGGACGGTGCGAGCAGCCTGCGGATCCTGCGCAGCGTGGTGCTGCCGATCGCCCGGCCCGGGATGGCCGTGCTCGGGATGCTGGTCTTCGTGCAGTCCTGGAACGACTTCTTCTGGCCGCTGATCGCGCTCAGCCAGAGCAACCCCACCGTCCAGGTGGCGCTGGCGGGCCTCGGCGGCGGCTCCTACGACTCCGACCAGGCCGTCATCCTCACCGGCGCCCTGCTCGGCACCGCACCCCTGCTCCTGGTGTTCGCCCTGCTCGGCAAGCACATCGTCGGCGGCATCACCGCCGGCGCCGTCAAGAGCTGA
- a CDS encoding LacI family DNA-binding transcriptional regulator, with amino-acid sequence MSRAEQQPAAARPTLEAVAARAGVGRGTVSRVVNGSPKVSAKARAAVEQAIAELGYVPNQAARSLVTSRTDSVALVIPESVARLRSEPYFSDIITGVSGELAETEMQLLLILVRDERERERLTRYLTARRVDGVLLVSVHEDDPLPELLEQLEMPAVLGGRRSGEESLSYVHADNRGGARAAVRHLLARGRTTVATVTGPLDMEAAEARLAGYRQALAEAGLEPDEGLVGHGDFTERGGREAMRELLARRPELDAVFCASDMTAAGALQALREAGRRVPEDVAVVGFDDSAVARHTEPALTSIRQPTEEMGRLMVQLLLKEIAQPGRFRRQVVLPTELVVRASA; translated from the coding sequence ATGAGCCGAGCCGAACAACAGCCCGCCGCCGCCCGACCGACCCTGGAGGCGGTGGCCGCGCGGGCCGGAGTGGGGCGGGGCACCGTCTCCCGGGTGGTCAACGGCTCGCCGAAGGTGAGCGCCAAGGCCAGGGCGGCCGTCGAGCAGGCCATCGCCGAGCTCGGGTACGTGCCGAACCAGGCGGCCCGCTCGCTGGTCACCTCGCGGACGGACTCGGTCGCGCTGGTCATCCCGGAGAGCGTCGCCAGGCTCCGCTCCGAGCCCTACTTCTCCGACATCATCACCGGCGTCTCCGGCGAACTTGCCGAGACCGAGATGCAGTTGCTGCTGATTCTGGTCCGCGACGAACGCGAGCGGGAGCGGCTGACCCGGTACCTGACCGCCCGCCGGGTGGACGGCGTGCTGCTGGTCTCGGTGCACGAGGACGATCCGCTGCCCGAGCTGCTCGAGCAGCTGGAGATGCCCGCGGTGCTCGGCGGCCGCCGGTCCGGCGAGGAGTCGCTGAGTTATGTGCACGCCGACAACCGGGGTGGCGCCCGGGCGGCCGTGCGGCACCTGCTGGCGCGCGGGCGGACGACGGTGGCCACCGTCACCGGCCCGCTCGACATGGAGGCGGCCGAGGCCCGCCTGGCCGGGTACCGGCAGGCCCTCGCCGAGGCCGGCCTGGAGCCGGACGAGGGGCTGGTCGGCCACGGTGATTTCACCGAGCGCGGCGGCCGGGAGGCGATGCGCGAGCTGCTCGCCCGGCGCCCGGAGCTGGACGCGGTGTTCTGCGCCTCCGACATGACGGCGGCCGGCGCCCTCCAAGCCCTGCGGGAGGCGGGCCGGCGGGTGCCGGAGGACGTCGCGGTGGTGGGTTTCGACGATTCGGCGGTGGCCAGGCACACCGAGCCGGCCCTCACCAGCATCCGCCAGCCGACCGAGGAGATGGGCCGGTTGATGGTGCAGCTGCTGCTGAAGGAGATCGCCCAACCGGGCCGGTTCCGTCGGCAGGTGGTGCTGCCGACGGAACTGGTGGTGCGGGCCTCGGCCTGA
- a CDS encoding glycoside hydrolase family 1 protein, whose translation MTAVRAESAPTRTATFPTGFVWGAATAAYQVEGSVDVGGRTPSIWDTFSRTPGRTAGGDTGDRATDHYHRYREDVRLMADLGLDAYRFSVSWPRVQPTGRGPAVERGLDFYRRLTDELLEQGISPVVTLYHWDLPQELEDAGGWPARDTAARFADYTALVAEALGDRVKTWITLNEPWCSAFLGYGSGVHAPGRSDWADSLRAAHHLNLGHGRAIAALRAVLPADARIGPSLNLHAVRPLSGSAADQEAARRIDAVGNRVFTGPMLKGGYPEDLLADTAHLVDWQQLVQDGDLAEIAQPVDLLGLNYYTPTVVSALPPGYDPAADGSRDDGHGNGTQSPWPGSEGVLFHKAPGEVTEMGWPIDPTGLTDLLLDLHREHPGLPLLVTENGAAFEDTLTPDGAVHDAERIAFLHAHLAALRAAITAGADVRGYFLWSLMDNFEWAYGYAKRFGLYHVDYATQLRTAKDSAHWYAEVIRRNALPGTE comes from the coding sequence ATGACAGCCGTACGGGCCGAATCGGCCCCCACCCGCACCGCCACCTTCCCGACCGGGTTCGTCTGGGGCGCCGCGACGGCGGCCTACCAGGTCGAGGGCTCGGTCGACGTCGGCGGCCGGACGCCCTCGATCTGGGACACCTTCAGCCGCACCCCGGGCCGGACGGCCGGCGGCGACACCGGCGACCGGGCCACCGACCACTACCACCGCTACCGCGAGGACGTCCGGCTGATGGCTGATCTCGGCCTGGACGCCTACCGGTTCTCGGTCTCCTGGCCCCGGGTGCAGCCCACCGGACGCGGGCCGGCGGTGGAGCGGGGCCTGGACTTCTACCGCCGGCTGACCGACGAACTGCTCGAGCAGGGGATCTCCCCCGTGGTCACGCTCTACCACTGGGACCTGCCGCAGGAGTTGGAGGACGCGGGCGGCTGGCCGGCCCGCGACACCGCCGCCCGCTTCGCCGACTACACCGCACTGGTGGCGGAGGCCCTCGGCGACCGGGTCAAGACCTGGATCACCCTCAACGAGCCCTGGTGCTCGGCCTTCCTGGGCTACGGCTCCGGCGTGCACGCCCCGGGCCGCTCCGACTGGGCCGACTCGCTGCGGGCGGCCCACCACCTCAACCTCGGCCACGGCCGCGCGATCGCCGCGCTGCGCGCCGTGCTGCCGGCCGACGCCAGGATCGGCCCCTCGCTCAACCTGCACGCCGTCCGCCCGCTCAGCGGCTCGGCCGCCGACCAGGAGGCCGCCCGGCGGATCGACGCGGTGGGCAACCGCGTCTTCACCGGGCCGATGCTGAAGGGCGGTTACCCGGAGGACCTGCTGGCCGACACCGCCCACCTGGTCGACTGGCAGCAGCTGGTGCAGGACGGCGACCTCGCCGAGATCGCCCAGCCGGTCGACCTGCTGGGCCTCAACTACTACACCCCCACCGTGGTCTCCGCCCTGCCGCCCGGCTACGACCCGGCGGCCGACGGCTCGCGCGACGACGGCCACGGCAACGGCACCCAGTCGCCCTGGCCGGGCAGCGAGGGCGTGCTCTTCCACAAGGCTCCGGGCGAGGTGACGGAGATGGGCTGGCCGATCGACCCCACCGGCCTGACCGATCTGCTGCTCGACCTGCACCGCGAGCACCCCGGCCTGCCGCTGCTGGTCACCGAGAACGGCGCGGCCTTCGAGGACACCCTGACCCCGGACGGCGCCGTCCACGACGCCGAGCGGATCGCCTTCCTGCACGCGCACCTGGCCGCGCTCCGGGCGGCGATCACCGCCGGTGCGGACGTGCGGGGCTACTTCCTCTGGTCGCTGATGGACAACTTCGAGTGGGCGTACGGCTACGCCAAGCGGTTCGGCCTCTACCACGTGGACTACGCGACCCAGCTGCGCACCGCCAAGGACAGCGCGCACTGGTACGCGGAGGTGATCCGGCGCAACGCCCTGCCCGGAACGGAGTGA
- a CDS encoding extracellular solute-binding protein: MRNSGTTPGRSALTTAAALALSALLVSGCSSSGSSAPGDTAAGGKITLTVGDFGTFGYKEAGLFDAYQQAHPDITIVEHNVQQEGDYYPALQTHLAAGSGLDDLQAIEVGRIAQVVKKQADKFADLGKAEGVHQGDFLPWKWQQGTTADGRTIGLGTDIGPMAVCYRKDLFQQAGLPTDRDQVAKLWQGDWAKFVEVGKQYQAKAPAGTFFTDSASGLFNAVVSSSTTQYADSSGQLAYKTSAAVKSGWDLAVSAAQSGISAGLKQFDTPWNQGYANSKFATVACPSWMTAIVSGKSGDANKGKWDIAAPPAAGNWGGSFLAVPKAGKHQKEAQALAAWLTAPEQQAKVFAKVGNLPSNTAALSRPEVQDAKLDYFADTPTGKIYAATAGSIQPAVIGEWDAMVKDALSNGLLGIEQHHTDPAKAWSAAVKEIDDKVSG; the protein is encoded by the coding sequence ATGCGGAACTCCGGCACCACCCCGGGCAGAAGCGCCCTGACCACAGCTGCGGCCCTGGCTCTGAGCGCCCTGCTGGTCAGCGGGTGCAGCAGCTCGGGCTCCAGCGCCCCCGGCGACACCGCCGCGGGCGGCAAGATCACGCTGACCGTCGGTGACTTCGGCACCTTCGGCTACAAGGAAGCCGGCCTGTTCGACGCCTACCAGCAGGCCCACCCGGACATCACCATCGTCGAGCACAACGTCCAGCAGGAGGGCGACTACTACCCCGCGCTCCAGACCCACCTGGCCGCCGGCAGCGGCCTGGACGACCTCCAGGCGATCGAGGTCGGGCGGATCGCCCAGGTGGTGAAGAAGCAGGCGGACAAGTTCGCCGACCTCGGCAAGGCCGAGGGCGTCCACCAGGGCGACTTCCTGCCCTGGAAGTGGCAGCAGGGCACCACCGCCGACGGCCGGACCATCGGCCTGGGCACCGACATCGGCCCGATGGCGGTCTGCTACCGGAAGGACCTCTTCCAGCAGGCCGGGCTGCCCACCGACCGCGACCAGGTGGCCAAGCTCTGGCAGGGCGACTGGGCCAAGTTCGTCGAGGTCGGCAAGCAGTACCAGGCCAAAGCGCCCGCCGGCACCTTCTTCACCGACTCCGCGAGCGGCCTCTTCAACGCCGTGGTCTCCTCCAGCACGACCCAGTACGCCGACAGCAGCGGACAGTTGGCCTACAAGACCAGCGCCGCGGTCAAGTCCGGCTGGGATCTGGCGGTCAGTGCCGCGCAGTCCGGGATCAGCGCCGGGCTCAAGCAGTTCGACACCCCCTGGAACCAGGGCTACGCCAACTCCAAGTTCGCCACCGTCGCCTGCCCCTCCTGGATGACCGCCATCGTCTCCGGCAAGTCGGGGGACGCCAACAAGGGCAAGTGGGACATCGCCGCGCCGCCGGCGGCCGGCAACTGGGGCGGCTCCTTCCTCGCCGTGCCCAAGGCCGGCAAGCACCAGAAGGAGGCCCAGGCGCTGGCCGCCTGGCTCACCGCGCCCGAGCAGCAGGCCAAGGTCTTCGCCAAGGTCGGCAACCTGCCCTCCAACACGGCCGCGCTGAGCCGGCCCGAGGTGCAGGACGCCAAGCTCGACTACTTCGCCGACACCCCGACCGGCAAGATCTACGCCGCCACCGCCGGCTCCATCCAGCCCGCGGTGATCGGCGAGTGGGACGCCATGGTCAAGGACGCGCTCTCCAACGGCCTGCTCGGCATCGAGCAGCACCACACCGACCCGGCCAAGGCATGGAGCGCGGCCGTCAAGGAGATCGACGACAAGGTCAGCGGCTGA
- a CDS encoding carbohydrate ABC transporter permease has product MLDEAVPATTVGVPRPAPPPHPWRTRLYRWDVKGSPYAYIAPFFLCFAAFGLFPLIYTAWVSLHSVDLQTSDQLQWRGFGNYTRLLHDDLFWNALRNTFTIGVMSTVPQLLMALGLAHLLNYRLRGRTFLRIAMLAPYATSIAAATLVFSLLFGRDYGMINWLLGQVGIGHIDWEAGTWSSQIAVSTIVTWRWTGYNALIYLAAMQAVPHDLYEAAALDGASRWQQFRHVTVPAIRPTVLFTVLVSTIGATQLFGEPLLFGGSTGHSGGSAHQYQTLGLYLYDQGWYSFHLGRAAAVAWTMLLLLLAIGAVNLAFARYRRAKEGS; this is encoded by the coding sequence ATGCTCGACGAGGCCGTACCGGCCACCACCGTCGGTGTCCCCCGTCCCGCTCCCCCGCCCCACCCCTGGCGGACCCGCCTGTACCGGTGGGACGTCAAGGGCTCGCCCTACGCCTACATCGCCCCGTTCTTCCTCTGCTTCGCCGCCTTCGGCCTCTTCCCGCTGATCTACACCGCCTGGGTCTCGCTGCACAGCGTCGACCTGCAGACCTCCGACCAGCTCCAGTGGCGGGGCTTCGGCAACTACACCCGGCTGCTCCACGACGACCTGTTCTGGAACGCCCTGCGCAACACCTTCACCATCGGCGTGATGTCCACCGTGCCGCAGCTGCTGATGGCCCTGGGCCTGGCCCACCTGCTCAACTACCGCCTGCGCGGCCGCACCTTCCTCCGGATCGCGATGCTCGCCCCGTACGCGACCTCCATCGCGGCGGCCACCCTGGTCTTCTCGCTGCTCTTCGGCCGCGACTACGGGATGATCAACTGGCTGCTCGGCCAGGTCGGCATCGGCCACATCGACTGGGAGGCCGGCACCTGGAGTTCCCAGATCGCCGTCTCCACCATCGTCACCTGGCGCTGGACGGGCTACAACGCGCTGATCTACCTGGCCGCCATGCAGGCCGTCCCGCACGATCTCTACGAGGCCGCAGCGCTCGACGGCGCGAGCCGGTGGCAGCAGTTCCGGCACGTCACCGTGCCCGCGATCCGCCCCACCGTGCTGTTCACCGTCCTGGTCTCCACCATCGGCGCCACCCAACTCTTCGGCGAGCCGCTGCTGTTCGGCGGCTCGACCGGCCACAGCGGCGGCTCCGCGCACCAGTACCAGACGCTCGGCCTCTACCTCTACGACCAGGGCTGGTACTCCTTCCACCTCGGCCGGGCCGCCGCCGTCGCCTGGACGATGCTGCTCCTCCTGCTGGCGATCGGCGCCGTCAACCTCGCGTTCGCGCGCTACCGCCGTGCCAAGGAGGGAAGTTGA